The genomic segment GATAGATCAAGCTGTAAAGGGCATACGGTGGATGCCTAGGCGCCAGGAGCCGACGAAGGACGTGGTAAGCTGCGAAAAGCCCCGGTGAGCTGCAAACAAGCGTAGACCCGGGGATGTCCGAATGGGGTAACCCACCACAGGTAATGCTGTGGTATCACACACTGAATGCATAGGTGTGTGAGGGCAAGCGGGGGAACTGAAACATCTTAGTACCCCGAGGAGAAGAAAGCAAAAGCGATTCCCTGAGTAGCGGCGAGCGAAAGGGGAGGAGCCCAAACCCATGTAGTGTAGAAGGGTGCAGCCGTTGCTACATGGGGGTTTAGGACCTCAACGGACAGTCTGCACGCTGTCAGGGGTTAAACTGAGAGTCTAGCCGAACTGTCTGGGAAGGCAGGCCATAGAAGGTGAGAGCCCTGTAGGCGAAAGGCTTGAAGACCCTGTTGAGGATTCCAGAGTACCACGGGACACGTGGAACCCTGTGGGAAGATAGGAGGACCATCTCCGAAGGCTAAATACTCCCTGGCGACCGATAGTGAAGAAGTACCGTGAGGGAAAGGTGAAAAGAACCCCGGGAGGGGAGTGAAATAGAACCTGAAACCGTATGCCTACAAGCAGTGGGAGGACTATTAGAAAGTCTGACCGCGTACTTTTTGTAGAACGGACCGGCGAGTTATGGCATGTAGCGTAGAGGTTAAGCCGAAAGGGGCGAAGCCGTAGGGAAACCGAGTCTGAAGAGGGCGCAAGTTACATGCCATAGACCCGAAACCAGGTGATCTATCCATGGCCAGGGTGAAGCAGGTGTAAGAGTCTGTGGAGGCCCGAACCACATTGACGTTGAAAAGTCATGGGATGAGCTGTGGATAGGGGTGAAAAGCCAATCGAACCTGGAGATAGCTGGTTCTCCCCGAAATAGCTTTAGGGCTAGCCTCAGGTGTTAGGTATCGGCGGTAGAGCACTGATTGAGCTAGGGGCCCTGAAAGGTTACCGAACTCATTCAAACTCCGAACACCGATACCGAAGAGCCTGGGAGTCAGACTATGTGGGATAAGCTTCATAGTCGAGAGGGGAACAGCCCAGACCGCCAGCTAAGGCCCCCAAGTACAGGCTAAGTGGGAAAGGATGTGGGACTGCATAGACAACCAGGATGTTGGCTTAGAAGCAGCCATTCATTTAAAGAGTGCGTAATAGCTCACTGGTCGAGTGGTTCTGCGCCGAAAATGTACCGGGGCTAAGCCTGTCGCCGAAGCTGCGGATTCGCGTAAGCGGATGGTAGGGGAGCATTCTATACGGGGCGAAGCCGTACCGTAAGGAGCGGTGGACCGTATAGAAGAGAGAATGCCGGTATGAGTAGCGATAAGGGGAGTGAGAATCTCCCCCGCCGAAAGCCTGAGGATTCCTGAGGAAGGTTCGTCCGCTCAGGGTAAGCCGGGACCTAAGCTGAGGCCGAAAGGCGTAGGCGATGGACAATCGGTTGAGATTCCGATGCCGCCTAATTGGCGTTTGAGCGAAGCGGTGACGCAGAAGGATAGGCCAGCACAGTGGTGGAATACTGTGTCCAAGCATGTAGGAGGGCCGGATAGGCAAATCCGTCCGGCTGTTAACTCTGAGGTGTGATGGGGAGCCCTGAAATGGGGCGAAGTGGCTGATTCCCCGCTGCCGAGAAAAGCCGCTAGCGAGCCAATGGGCGCCCGTACCGCAAACCGACACAGGTGGGCGAGGAGAGAATCCTAAGGCGCGCGAGAGAACCCCCGTTAAGGAACTCGGCAAAATGACTCCGTAACTTCGGGAGAAGGAGTGCTCCGAGTAGGAGAAGCGGCGAGCCCGCGGATTCGAAAGGAGTTGCAGAGAATAGGCCCAGGCGACTGTTTACCAAAAACACAGGTCTCTGCTAAGTCGCAAGACGAAGTATAGGGGCTGACGCCTGCCCGGTGCTGGAAGGTCAAGGGGAGATGTTAGCCATTAGAGGCGAAGCATCGAACTTAAGCCCCAGTAAACGGCGGCCGTAACTATAACGGTCCTAAGGTAGCGAAATTCCTTGTCGGGTAAGTTCCGACCTGCACGAATGGCGTAACGACCTGGGCGCTGTCTCAACGGGGGACTCGGCGAAATTGTAGTGTGAGTGAAGATGCTCACTACCCGCGGCAGGACGGAAAGACCCCGTGGAGCTTTACTGCAGCCTGATATTGGATTTTGGTACAGCATGTACAGGATAGGTGGGAGGCGTAGAAGCCAGCACGCCAGTGTTGGTGGAGCCGTCGGTGGGATACCACTCTTGCTGTGCTGGAATTCTAACCAGATACCGTGATCCGGTATTGGGACATTGTCAGGTGGGCAGTTTGACTGGGGCGGTCGCCTCCTAAAAGGTAACGGAGGCGCCCAAAGGTTCCCTCAGTGCGGTCGGAAATCGCACGTAGAGTGTAAAGGCAGAAGGGAGCTTGACTGCGAGACAGACAGGTCGAGCAGGTACGAAAGTAGGGCTTAGTGATCCGGCGGTAGAGGATGGAATTGCCGTCGCTCAACGGATAAAAGTTACCCCGGGGATAACAGGCTTATCTCCCCCAAGAGTTCACATCGACGGGGAGGTTTGGCACCTCGATGTCGGCTCGTCGCATCCTGGGGCTGAAGCAGGTCCCAAGGGTTTGGCTGTTCGCCAATTAAAGCGGTACGCGAGCTGGGTTCAGAACGTCGTGAGACAGTTCGGTCCCTATCCGCCGCGGGCGTAGGATATTTGAGAGGATCTGTCCCTAGTACGAGAGGACCGGGATGGACGCACCGCTGGTGTACCAGTTGTCCCGCCAGGGGCACCGCTGGGTAGCTATGTGCGGAGTGGATAAACGCTGAAAGCATCTAAGCGTGAAGCCACCCTCAAGATTAGATATCCCGCTGAGTTAATCAGGTAAGACCCCTGGAAGATTACCAGGTAGATAGGCCGGAGGTGTAAGGGCAGTGATGTCCTTAGCTGACCGGTACTAATAGGTCGAGGGCTTGATCTATCGAAGATCCCAGTATGCAGTTTTGAAAGTACAGAGTTAGGAGAATGGTCTTGACAAAGTTGATGTGATGTAGTAGAATAAGAGATGTGAATGAGAAAAGGTAATAAAGTTTCCCGTGACGATAGCGGAGGGGCCACACCTGTTCCCATTCCGAACACAGAAGTTAAGCCCTCCAGCGCTGATGGTACTGCAGGGGAGACCCTGTGGGAGAGTAGGACGTTGCGGGAACTTTTTAAATAGCATTCCCCAATAGCTCAGCTGGTAGAGCAACTGGCTGTTAACCAGTGGGTCGCAGGTTCGAGTCCTGCTTGGGGAGCCATTATGTGCCCTCGTAGCTCAGTGGATAGAGCACTGGCCTCCGGAGCCAGGCGCGTAGGTTCGATTCCTACCGAGGGTACCATTTTTTTTGTCTTTAATTTTGACGAAATTTGTTGAAAACCTCTTGACAAGATAGTTGAGAGATGATAAGATAATGGATGTCGCGATGATAGCGACAGAAAATGACCTTTGAAAAGTGAACAGCAATCAGCCAGAAGATTTCCTTTGAGTTAAGGAAATTAAGCACTTTAAAGTGCTTAAGATAGATTTTGTTTGGAGAGTTTGATCCTGGCTCAGGACGAACGCTGGCGGCGTGCCTAACACATGCAAGTCGAACGGCCTGCTCTGACGGAGGCCTTCGGGCTGAAGTTGGAAGTCAGGCAGTGGCGGACGGGTGAGTAACGCGTGGGTAATCTACCTCCGAAACGGGGATAACCCACCGAAAGGTGGGCTAATACCGGATGAGCTTCCGGGGGCGCATGTTCCTGGAAGGAAAGGTGGCGTTAAGCTGCCGATCGGAGATGAGCCCGCGTCCCATTAGCTAGTTGGTGAGGTAACGGCTCACCAAGGCGACGATGGGTAGCCGGCCTGAGAGGGTGTACGGCCACACTGGGACTGAGACACGGCCCAGACTCCTACGGGAGGCAGCAGTGGGGAATATTCCGCAATGGGGGAAACCCTGACGGAGCAACGCCGCGTGGGTGAAGAAGTTCTTCGGAACGTAAAGCCCTGTCATGAGGGAAGAAAGGCCGCATGTTTAAGAGATGTGCGGTTTGACGGTACCTCATAAGAAAGCTCCGGCTAACTACGTGCCAGCAGCCGCGGTAATACGTAGGGAGCGAGCGTTGTCCGGAATTACTGGGCGTAAAGGGCGCGTAGGCGGTCTGGTAAGTCAAATGTGAAATACACTGGCTTAACCAGTGGGCTGCGTTTGAAACTGCCGGACTAGAGGTCAGGAGAGGAGAGTGGAATTCCTGGTGTAGCGGTGAAATGCGTAGATATCAGGAAGAACACCGGTGGCGAAGGCGGCTCTCTGGCCTGTACCTGACGCTGAGGCGCGAAAGCGTGGGGAGCGAACGGGATTAGATACCCCGGTAGTCCACGCCGTAAACGATGGATACTAAGTGTTGGGGGTTTAGATACCCTCAGTGCTGTAGCTAACGCGATAAGTATCCCGCCTGGGGAGTACGGTCGCAAGACTGAAACTCAAAGGAATTGACGGGGGCCCGCACAAGCGGTGGAGCATGTGGTTTAATTCGAAGCAACGCGAAGAACCTTACCAGGGCTTGACATCCCGTGACTACCTGTGAAAGCAGGGTTTGGCTCTTTGAGCCACACGGTGACAGGTGGTGCATGGTTGTCGTCAGCTCGTGTCGTGAGATGTTGGGTTAAGTCCCGCAACGAGCGCAACCCCTGTCCTTAGTTGCCAGCGGGTAAAGCCGGGGACTCTAAGGAGACTGCCGGTGACAAACCGGAGGAAGGTGGGGATGACGTCAAATCATCATGCCCTTTATGCCCTGGGCTACACACGTGCTACAATGGGCTGTACAAAGGGTTGCGAAGCCGCGAGGTGGAGCTAATCCCAAAAAGCAGCTCTCAGTTCGGATTGCAGGCTGCAACTCGCCTGCATGAAGCCGGAATCGCTAGTAATCGCAGGTCAGCATACTGCGGTGAATACGTTCCCGGGCCTTGTACACACCGCCCGTCACACCACCCGAGTTGGATGCACCAGAAGTCGCTGTCCTAACCGATGAGGGGGGAGGCGCCAAAGGTGTGTCTGGTGAGGGGGGTGAAGTCGTAACAAGGTAGCCGTACCGGAAGGTGCGGCTGGATCACCTCCTTTCTAAGGAGAAGAGAGTGCTGATTGCTGTTCACTTTTGAGAGGTCATAAGCCTTTCAGTCTGTACTTTGAAAACTGCATATTGGGGTTCGAGATAGATCAAGCTGTAAAGGGCATACGGTGGATGCCTAGGCGCCAGGAGCCGACGAAGGACGTGGTAAGCTGCGAAAAGCCCCGGTGAGCTGCAAACAAGCGTAGACCCGGGGATGTCCGAATGGGGTAACCCACCACAGGTAATGCTGTGGTATCACACACTGAATGCATAGGTGTGTGAGGGCAAGCGGGGGAACTGAAACATCTTAGTACCCCGAGGAGAAGAAAGCAAAAGCGATTCCCTGAGTAGCGGCGAGCGAAAGGGGAGGAGCCCAAACCCATGTAGTGTAGAAGGGTGCAGCCGTTGCTACATGGGGGTTTAGGACCTCAACGGACAGTCTGCACGCTGTCAGGGGTTAAACTGAGAGTCTAGCCGAACTGTCTGGGAAGGCAGGCCATAGAAGGTGAGAGCCCTGTAGGCGAAAGGCTTGAAGACCCTGTTGAGGATCCAGAGTACCACGGGACACGTGGAACCCTGTGGGAAGATAGGAGGACCATCTCCGAAGGCTAAATACTCCCTGGCGACCGATAGTGAAGAAGTACCGTGAGGGAAAGGTGAAAAGAACCCCGGGAGGGGAGTGAAATAGAACCTGAAACCGTATGCCTACAAGCAGTGGGAGGACTATTAGAAAGTCTGACCGCGTACTTTTTGTAGAACGGACCGGCGAGTTATGGCATGTAGCGTAGAGGTTAAGCCGAAAGGGGCGAAGCCGTAGGGAAACCGAGTCTGAAGAGGGCGCAAGTTACATGCCATAGACCCGAAACCAGGTGATCTATCCATGGCCAGGGTGAAGCAGGTGTAAGAGTCTGTGGAGGCCCGAACCACATTGACGTTGAAAAGTCATGGGATGAGCTGTGGATAGGGGTGAAAAGCCAATCGAACCTGGAGATAGCTGGTTCTCCCCGAAATAGCTTTAGGGCTAGCCTCAGGTGTTAGGTATCGGCGGTAGAGCACTGATTGAGCTAGGGGCCCTGAAAGGTTACCGAACTCATTCAAACTCCGAACACCGATACCGAAGAGCCTGGGAGTCAGACTATGTGGGATAAGCTTCATAGTCGAGAGGGGAACAGCCCAGACCGCCAGCTAAGGCCCCCAAGTACAGGCTAAGTGGGAAAGGATGTGGGACTGCATAGACAACCAGGATGTTGGCTTAGAAGCAGCCATTCATTTAAAGAGTGCGTAATAGCTCACTGGTCGAGTGGTTCTGCGCCGAAAATGTACCGGGGCTAAGCCTGTCGCCGAAGCTGCGGATTCGCGTAAGCGGATGGTAGGGGAGCATTCTATACGGGGCGAAGCCGTACCGTAAGGAGCGGTGGACCGTATAGAAGAGAGAATGCCGGTATGAGTAGCGATAAGGGGAGTGAGAATCTCCCCCGCCGAAAGCCTGAGGATTCCTGAGGAAGGTTCGTCCGCTCAGGGTAAGCCGGGACCTAAGCTGAGGCCGAAAGGCGTAGGCGATGGACAATCGGTTGAGATTCCGATGCCGCCTAATTGGCGTTTGAGCGAAGCGGTGACGCAGAAGGATAGGCCAGCACAGTGGTGGAATACTGTGTCCAAGCATGTAGGAGGGCCGGATAGGCAAATCCGTCCGGCTGTTAACTCTGAGGTGTGATGGGGAGCCCTGAAATGGGGCGAAGTGGCTGATTCCCCGCTGCCGAGAAAAGCCGCTAGCGAGCCAATGGGCGCCCGTACCGCAAACCGACACAGGTGGGCGAGGAGAGAATCCTAAGGCGCGCGAGAGAACCCCCGTTAAGGAACTCGGCAAAATGACTCCGTAACTTCGGGAGAAGGAGTGCTCCGAGTAGGAGAAGCGGCGAGCCCGCGGATTCGAAAGGAGTTGCAGAGAATAGGCCCAGGCGACTGTTTACCAAAAACACAGGTCTCTGCTAAGTCGCAAGACGAAGTATAGGGGCTGACGCCTGCCCGGTGCTGGAAGGTCAAGGGGAGATGTTAGCCATTAGAGGCGAAGCATCGAACTTAAGCCCCAGTAAACGGCGGCCGTAACTATAACGGTCCTAAGGTAGCGAAATTCCTTGTCGGGTAAGTTCCGACCTGCACGAATGGCGTAACGACCTGGGCGCTGTCTCAACGGGGGACTCGGCGAAATTGTAGTGTGAGTGAAGATGCTCACTACCCGCGGCAGGACGGAAAGACCCCGTGGAGCTTTACTGCAGCCTGATATTGGATTTTGGTACAGCATGTACAGGATAGGTGGGAGGCGTAGAAGCCAGCACGCCAGTGTTGGTGGAGCCGTCGGTGGGATACCACTCTTGCTGTGCTGGAATTCTAACCAGATACCGTGATCCGGTATTGGGACATTGTCAGGTGGGCAGTTTGACTGGGGCGGTCGCCTCCTAAAAGGTAACGGAGGCGCCCAAAGGTTCCCTCAGTGCGGTCGGAAATCGCACGTAGAGTGTAAAGGCAGAAGGGAGCTTGACTGCGAGACAGACAGGTCGAGCAGGTACGAAAGTAGGGCTTAGTGATCCGGCGGTAGAGGATGGAATTGCCGTCGCTCAACGGATAAAAGTTACCCCGGGGATAACAGGCTTATCTCCCCCAAGAGTTCACATCGACGGGGAGGTTTGGCACCTCGATGTCGGCTCGTCGCATCCTGGGGCTGAAGCAGGTCCCAAGGGTTTGGCTGTTCGCCAATTAAAGCGGTACGCGAGCTGGGTTCAGAACGTCGTGAGACAGTTCGGTCCCTATCCGCCGCGGGCGTAGGATATTTGAGAGGATCTGTCCCTAGTACGAGAGGACCGGGATGGACGCACCGCTGGTGTACCAGTTGTCCCGCCAGGGGCACCGCTGGGTAGCTATGTGCGGAGTGGATAAACGCTGAAAGCATCTAAGCGTGAAGCCACCCTCAAGATTAGATATCCCGCTGAGTTAATCAGGTAAGACCCCTGGAAGATTACCAGGTAGATAGGCCGGAGGTGTAAGGGCAGTGATGTCCTTAGCTGACCGGTACTAATAGGTCGAGGGCTTGATCTATCGAAGATCCCAGTATGCAGTTTTGAAAGTACAGAGTTAGGAGAATGGTCTTGACAAAGTTGATGTGATGTAGTAGAATAAGAGATGTGAATGAGAAAAGGTAATAAAGTTTCCCGTGACGATAGCGGAGGGGCCACACCTGTTCCCATTCCGAACACAGAAGTTAAGCCCTCCAGCGCTGATGGTACTGCAGGGGAGACCCTGTGGGAGAGTAGGACGTTGCGGGAATTATTTTTAAACTCTACGCATATGCGTAGAGTTTTTTTGTGTTTAGGAAATTGTACTTTTTTATAGGTTATGAATAACAATATGGTTAAACTGTAAAAAGCTAATTTTAAACGCTATTGAAATTTTTCGCTAAATTGTTTTAGTGAGATTGAAAGAGAAATAAGGTCTCATATGAGGATGTGATAAGCTAATCAAGGGCCAGAAGGGCCCATTGATTAGTGTGCCTTATTTTGATTGAAATCGAATATTAGATGGTTTGAAGAATTTCTTTATAAAACGAAGAATTAGCTTTTTGCAGTAAAATAAGATTAAATGCCCGAAGGGCATTTGTTCTTTTAATTGAATGAGGTTAGTCAGTAGTTAAAAAGGATTTTGAAAATATTTGGTGAATGTAACTTTAAGGAATAGGATAATTCTATACAGAAGGACATAAGATAAAGATGACAACTATTTGTAAGGAGGTTGTTAAAATGAGTATTGTTTTTGCGGGACTTTCACCCCATCCGCCTCTTTTGATACCTGAAATAGGACGTAGAGATCGAGAACGGGTTTCTTTAACTGATCAGGCTTTAAAAAAATTAGCCGGACTATTAACTCAGTCTAAGCCAGACGTGCTTGTTATTATTAGTCCGCACGGGCCAGTTTTTTCCGATGCCATTGCAATTTTACATAAACATATACTTAAAGGAGACTTTGGGCAATTCGGTGCTCCTCATGTATCCTTTACTGAAGAAATTGATCTGGAATTTATAACAGAGATTGAAAAGACATCTCGAGAACAGGATATCATGGTTGTGTTGATGGGTGATAAAGAATGTAAACAATATAATATTACAGGAAAACTGGATCATGGGGTTATGGTTCCTTTATATTATTTCAGGGAGTTTGGTCTTGATGCTCCTTTAGTACCTATAACAATGGGAATGCTCCCTTATGAAGATTTGTATCGCTTTGGAGCACTGCTTACAAAAGTTAGTAAAAAATTAGATAAAAAAATTGCAGTTATTGCCAGTGGTGATCTTTCTCATCGCTTGACACCTGAGGCACCTGCAGGGTACAATCCCCACGGAAAAGAATTTGATGAATTTCTGGTCAAAGCATTGAAAAAATATAAAGTTGAAGATTTATTTGAACTTGATCCAAAATTGATTGAAAAAGCAGGTGAGTGTGGGTTAAGGCCGATTATTATTATGTTGGGAGCTTTAGATGGACTAGAGGTGGATAGTGAAGTTATTTCATATGAAGGACCTTTTGGTGTTGGGTATTGTGTAGCTGCTTTTACACCAACTGATAAAGAAATACCTTCTAAAATTGATTTGCTATATAAAAAGCGGTCTGACCGTCTAAAGGGGATTCGCGAAAAAGAACACCCATTGGTTAGATTGGCCCGTCAAACTATTGCCAATCATCTTGAAGGGAAAAAGACATCTCCTCCAGAGGAACTAACCCCGGAGATGAAGAAAAAAGCAGGTGTATTTGTTTCAATAAAAAAACATGGGCAACTTAGAGGATGTATTGGAACGACTGCACCGACACAGGAAAATGTGGCCCAGGAGGTTATCCAAAATGCCATAAGTGCTGCATTTTATGATCCTAGATTTTTCCCAATTGAAAAGGACGAGTTAGATGAGTTGACAATTTCAGTTGATGTTTTGAGTGAACCTGAACCTATTGAAAGTATAAAAGAGTTGGACCCTGTCCGCTATGGTGTTATTGTAAAGCAGGGAAATAAAACTGGGTTACTCTTACCTGATTTAGAAGGAATTGATACTCCAGAACAACAGGTGGAAATTGCAAAACGAAAAGCAGGAATCATTACAGATGATAATATAAAGTTATACCGGTTTAAAGTAACCCGATATCATTAAATTTTTAAGAAGGTCATTAAAATTAAAATGGCCTTCTTTTAATGAGTGAAAAGAGAAAGGAGTGAATTATAAAATGAAGCAGGGCATATTTTTTGCATTGTTTGCAGCTTTTTTGTGGGGACTGGCTCCTATCTTAGAAAAGATAGGATTAGCAAAACTATCTCCGTTAGCTGGATTGACAGTAAGAAGTATTGGAATTACTTTGGTAATATTGATTCTGAATTTTTTTAAACCAACCTGGAAAGAACTTGGAGAGGTCGATTTTAAATCAATTATTTTTATATTGCTTGGTGGTTTAATAGCTGGCTTGATTGCTCAGTGGATTTATTATCGCGCATTAAAATATATTGAAGCTTCCAGGGTAGCACCTATTGTTGGTTCATATCCTTTTTTTGCTTTTATTTTAGGGATCTTAATTCTTGGGGA from the Anoxybacter fermentans genome contains:
- a CDS encoding EamA family transporter; the protein is MKQGIFFALFAAFLWGLAPILEKIGLAKLSPLAGLTVRSIGITLVILILNFFKPTWKELGEVDFKSIIFILLGGLIAGLIAQWIYYRALKYIEASRVAPIVGSYPFFAFILGILILGEKVTWNKILGSIFILIGILLLK
- the amrA gene encoding AmmeMemoRadiSam system protein A, coding for MSIVFAGLSPHPPLLIPEIGRRDRERVSLTDQALKKLAGLLTQSKPDVLVIISPHGPVFSDAIAILHKHILKGDFGQFGAPHVSFTEEIDLEFITEIEKTSREQDIMVVLMGDKECKQYNITGKLDHGVMVPLYYFREFGLDAPLVPITMGMLPYEDLYRFGALLTKVSKKLDKKIAVIASGDLSHRLTPEAPAGYNPHGKEFDEFLVKALKKYKVEDLFELDPKLIEKAGECGLRPIIIMLGALDGLEVDSEVISYEGPFGVGYCVAAFTPTDKEIPSKIDLLYKKRSDRLKGIREKEHPLVRLARQTIANHLEGKKTSPPEELTPEMKKKAGVFVSIKKHGQLRGCIGTTAPTQENVAQEVIQNAISAAFYDPRFFPIEKDELDELTISVDVLSEPEPIESIKELDPVRYGVIVKQGNKTGLLLPDLEGIDTPEQQVEIAKRKAGIITDDNIKLYRFKVTRYH